A region from the Hypericibacter adhaerens genome encodes:
- the rpsM gene encoding 30S ribosomal protein S13: MARIAGVNIPTQKRVLIALTYIHGIGNAKAKEIMEKVGIPLDRRVHQLTDDEVVRIREVIDRDYRVEGDLRREVAINIKRLMDLGCYRGLRHRKGLPVRGQRTHTNARTRKGPAKAIAGKKKAV, from the coding sequence GTGGCGCGTATTGCGGGCGTCAATATCCCGACGCAAAAGCGTGTCCTGATTGCCCTGACCTACATTCACGGCATCGGCAACGCCAAAGCCAAGGAGATCATGGAGAAGGTCGGCATCCCGCTCGACCGGCGCGTGCACCAGCTGACGGACGACGAGGTCGTTCGCATCCGCGAGGTGATCGACCGCGACTACCGCGTCGAGGGCGATCTGCGCCGCGAAGTCGCGATCAACATCAAGCGGCTGATGGATCTGGGCTGCTATCGCGGCCTGCGCCATCGCAAGGGCCTGCCGGTCCGCGGCCAGCGCACCCACACCAATGCGCGCACCCGCAAGGGCCCGGCCAAGGCGATCGCCGGCAAGAAGAAGGCCGTCTAA
- a CDS encoding adenylate kinase: MNLILLGPPGAGKGTQAKRLETARGLVQLSTGDMLRQAVASGSALGQQAKKVMEAGQLMPDEIIIAMIAERIDAPDARKGFVLDGFPRTEAQAEALDRMLAGRGRRLDAVIELVVDEAALIERISGRFTCAKCGAGYHDKFQPPKKPGVCDRCGSTEFVRRKDDNPETLKARLEAYRAQTAPIVPYYRRKGLLKEVDGMAAPDQVTGAIEAILARIATA; encoded by the coding sequence ATGAACCTGATTCTCCTGGGCCCGCCCGGCGCCGGGAAGGGCACCCAGGCCAAGCGGCTCGAGACGGCACGGGGATTGGTGCAGCTCTCGACGGGGGACATGCTGCGCCAGGCGGTGGCCTCGGGCAGCGCGCTCGGGCAGCAGGCGAAGAAGGTGATGGAGGCGGGCCAGCTCATGCCCGACGAGATCATCATCGCCATGATCGCCGAGCGAATTGACGCACCCGACGCCCGCAAGGGCTTCGTGCTGGACGGTTTCCCGCGCACCGAGGCCCAGGCCGAGGCCCTCGACAGGATGCTGGCGGGGCGCGGCCGGCGGCTCGACGCCGTGATCGAGCTGGTGGTGGACGAGGCCGCCCTGATCGAGCGCATCTCGGGCCGCTTCACCTGCGCCAAGTGCGGGGCCGGCTACCACGACAAGTTCCAACCCCCGAAAAAGCCGGGGGTCTGCGACCGCTGCGGCTCGACCGAGTTCGTGCGGCGCAAGGACGACAATCCGGAGACCCTGAAGGCGCGGCTGGAGGCCTATCGGGCGCAGACAGCGCCGATCGTGCCCTATTACCGGCGCAAGGGGCTCCTTAAGGAAGTGGATGGGATGGCGGCCCCGGATCAGGTGACCGGGGCGATCGAGGCCATCCTGGCTCGGATAGCGACGGCCTAA
- the rpsK gene encoding 30S ribosomal protein S11, with translation MVKAATARPRRKERKNITSGVAHVNASFNNTMITITDAQGNTVAWASSGSLGFKGSRKSTPYAAQVAADAAARKAAEHGVKTLEVEVKGPGSGRESALRALQGAGFTITSIKDVTPIPHNGCRPPKRRRV, from the coding sequence ATGGTCAAGGCAGCTACCGCGCGCCCGCGTCGCAAAGAGCGCAAGAACATCACCTCTGGCGTCGCGCATGTGAACGCGAGCTTCAACAATACGATGATCACCATCACCGACGCGCAGGGCAATACCGTGGCCTGGGCCTCGTCGGGCAGCCTCGGCTTCAAGGGCTCGCGCAAGTCGACGCCCTATGCCGCGCAGGTCGCCGCCGATGCCGCCGCGCGCAAGGCGGCGGAGCATGGCGTGAAGACGCTCGAGGTCGAGGTGAAGGGTCCGGGTTCGGGCCGCGAGTCCGCGCTGCGCGCGCTGCAGGGTGCGGGCTTCACCATCACCTCCATCAAGGACGTGACGCCGATCCCGCATAACGGCTGCCGCCCGCCCAAGCGCCGGCGCGTCTGA
- a CDS encoding DNA-directed RNA polymerase subunit alpha — translation MLQKNWTELIKPNKLAVEPGTDPKRFATVVAEPLERGFGLTLGNALRRVLLSSLQGAAVTSVQIENVLHEFSSIPGVREDVTDIVLNIKGMGLKMHGEGPKRMRLVAEGPGEVRAGMIQTGHDIEIMNPDLVLCTLDQGASVKMEFTVDTGKGYMAAAQSRLEDSPIGLIPVDALFSPVKKVSYKVDNSRVGQVTDYDKLSMQVETNGAIAPEDAVALAARILQDQLQLFINFEEPSAVREEIRTAEPPFNKNLLRKVDELELSVRSANCLKNDNIVYIGDLVQKTEAEMLRTPNFGRKSLNEIKEVLAQMGLHLGMEIPNWPPENIEDLAKRLDEPY, via the coding sequence GTGTTGCAGAAAAACTGGACCGAGCTCATTAAGCCGAACAAGCTGGCTGTGGAGCCCGGCACTGATCCCAAGCGCTTCGCCACCGTGGTGGCCGAGCCGCTCGAACGTGGCTTCGGCCTGACGCTGGGCAACGCGCTGCGTCGCGTGCTGCTGTCGTCGCTGCAGGGCGCTGCCGTCACCTCGGTGCAGATCGAGAACGTGCTCCACGAGTTCTCCTCGATTCCCGGCGTGCGCGAGGACGTGACCGACATCGTCCTCAACATCAAGGGCATGGGCCTGAAGATGCACGGCGAAGGCCCGAAGCGCATGCGCCTCGTGGCCGAGGGCCCGGGCGAGGTGCGTGCCGGCATGATCCAGACCGGCCACGACATCGAGATCATGAATCCCGATCTCGTGCTCTGCACCCTCGACCAGGGCGCCAGCGTGAAGATGGAGTTCACCGTCGACACGGGCAAAGGCTACATGGCCGCGGCGCAGAGCCGGCTCGAGGATTCGCCCATCGGCCTGATCCCGGTCGATGCGCTGTTCAGCCCGGTGAAGAAGGTCTCCTACAAGGTCGACAACAGCCGCGTCGGCCAGGTCACCGACTATGACAAGCTCTCGATGCAGGTCGAGACCAACGGCGCGATCGCGCCCGAGGACGCCGTGGCGCTCGCCGCGCGCATCCTGCAGGACCAGCTCCAGCTCTTCATCAATTTCGAGGAGCCGAGTGCCGTCCGCGAGGAGATCCGGACGGCCGAGCCGCCGTTCAACAAGAACCTCCTGCGCAAGGTCGACGAGCTCGAGCTGTCGGTCCGTTCGGCGAACTGCCTGAAGAACGACAACATCGTCTATATCGGCGACCTGGTTCAGAAGACCGAGGCCGAGATGCTGCGGACGCCGAACTTCGGCCGCAAGTCGCTCAACGAGATCAAGGAAGTGCTGGCGCAGATGGGCCTCCATCTCGGCATGGAGATCCCGAACTGGCCGCCGGAGAACAT